The genomic region caggcatgtcgaactctctcacaggattctcctctgcactatctgctgtgacaggtatgatttatttgttttccttcatgcacaaacagaactgaaccaacaaaGAAACAATGTACATACTCGCCCTCTTCTGGTTCTCTTTGGTTTACATATACTTAATCAATACCATTACCCTAGCTCAACCCAATTTTGTTTTCGAACGCTGTGGGACGTCCAAAAACTATACCATAAACAGTACCTACCGAATAAATCTCGACGCGACCCTCTCCACCCTCCCCACCACCAACTCGGGCTTAGGTTTTTTCAACTTCTCCACCGGAGAAGGCAACAATGCAGTCAACTCTATTGCGCTTTGTCGAGGTGATGTCAGTCCAGTTACGTGTAGCAGTTGTCTGAATGACTCCATTGTTAACATTCGAAAAGTCTGCCCAGATCAGAAGGAAGCAATAGGAGTCTACGACTTCTGTTTGTTGCATTACTCCAACAATGCCTTGTTGGTATACCAAGAACAAGAAAAAGAATATTTTTCCCAGTTTAATGGAAGGAAAACAACGGACATTGATCGGTTCAACAATGCTCTACGACCATTAATGGACGAGCTGAGAGGTGCGGCGGCCGCTGGAGGTCCTCTACTAAAATTTGCGACAGGGAACAGGACTGGTCCAGATTTCGATAGGATTTACGGTCTTGTGCAGTGTTCTCCATACTTAACGGAGCAGGAGTGTAGTGAGTGTGTGGAGGATGAAGTCAGCATGATAGGGATTGAAGATAATGGGAAAATTGGAGGGAAAATTGTTCTACCTACTTGTTACTTTAGGTTCGAGATATATCCTTTTTTTGACCAGAATTTTCGAGCGACTCCACCACCATCAtttccgccaccaccaccaccaccatcatttcCGCCGCCACCACCAGCAGGTATGACGAATATTTTCCTATAAACCACAACCATCATTTTGGCGCACATTTTTCAACTTTGCATTAACGGGTTAGGCTTgcttgctggctctttatatatagatataaatTGGTTTGTGGTTAAAAAAAGTTTATTGCATGTATATATGAAATACAAAAATATTAATCAACAACATGTAATGATAGATAAGGGATGTACATAATGATTTAACGTGGCGGGTAGTATAACCTTTTTTGGCATGGTTTTGTTGAAAACCGATCTTAAAACAATTGTGAATATGAAACCCTTTCGTTTGTTCTTCAGAAATCCGTGTCATAAAAACTATTATATCAGGCCGTTCTCCATAAACCACCTTTAAAAgctttataaatatttaaaaaccTCTTATATAAGGTGATTCTTCAAAAACCACATGATAAAAACGATATTAGCTTTTAAAAATTTGGTTAATACAAAAACAGCGTTCTACATATAGTGAATATTcgaaatgaaaagaaaaaaaaatgtgaaAGAATAGTTTAAACCAtaggaaatattttattttattgctATATTCAATTCAATGTTACTTTAAGGGAATAGAGATAATTCCAACAAATTGATTTGCTTCTTTATATCCTTGAACTTAGCTAAATAAATTAAACAATTAAGATACATTTGATCAAATTTTGTAAGAGAAACTGTACAGGATtaatgtttgttttgtttttcaatAAGTGTAGCATAAGTTTGAAACATGTGTGATAAACTAAAAAAAAGTGTAGGACTAATTTCAATATATTAGAAATGACTAATGTTTGTTTCGATAAATGTTAGATAAATTtaatatatgtaggataatttgAACAGGATAAAATGTTTTGACTTATTAATTAAAGAAATAATAACTAATAGTTACACAATTTATAGAATAATTAATGGTTATGTCAAAATCATTAAAATGTCAGTTTGATATTAAAATGAAGCCTTTGATTTTATTAATGTAGGCCGAGGATTAAAGTTTTCTCAAAAGATTCATCACTTTGGGTTCAATTAGGAACAAAGAAACCAAGAAACCACTAATTTTgcatttaaaaaaattattaaaaaatcatttttacataATTTATTCAAACCTTTTTTCAATTAAACACATATAGACGCCGCTCTAATAAATAAGTTGATTTTTGTaagattttctattttttttttactttttttagttgacacttaatttttttttttattaaaacggTTTGTATATATGGTTTTTAACTGATTTTTAAACCTTGGTCAGATGCTCTCTCTTTAAAGATGGTAACAATGCAAGAAACCAAGTTTTTAAACAAAAAGTATACTACATCTTGTtgtaaaaaaacaatatttagagtaaattacaaaaaaacgTCATTTATGTTAACACTAAAATGCAAAGTGTGTCATTTGTCTTCAAAAAGTAAAAGTAAAAAAGTACTCAATGTTTGACAACCTTGCACGTTATGTCTTTTAGCCTTAATTCAATTAGTTTtaatggttaaatctgaccaagtgGACCCATGcgagggtattttagtcattttactctAAGCACAAAAATAAATAATCAAAAAAACCTATTAAGGTTTTTGTTTAATTTAATAACCCTTCATTCCTGATTAGGGTTTCTAAACTAAGCTATACTATTGAATTCAAAGATACACAAATCATATTTTCTAGCTACCATTTTTAGTAAGTTTACATGTTAAAAGTACACAGAAATAGAAAATATGAATCTTTGAGTTAACAAATACAAAATTATTGACTTGTTTCAAAGGTTAAAAAAGTTCACTTTCAATGATGAAAGTTATCAGTCAAGGTCACCAACACTAACTATTTTTAAATCTATAGTTGAGATCAAAAGAAGAAACAAGGTTTGTCTCCCCCCAGGTGAATTAAAAACTTAGTTATGATCAACAGTATTCAAACTTGATATATTGAGTAAAATTATAATGTTCCTAGATTGAACTTCAATCACAGGGTGTGTGTTAACTTGGGCAGGGGGTGTGGTGAACTTGAAGATTTCGATTTCTAGTGTCGGGGAACGAACCAGGCCTAATGGAGCACATCCCGTGCATGATCTCTCTCACATGCGTCACCTCATTTTTCGACTTGATTTCACCAGTTTGATCATCCAAAGGCTTTTTGTTCCAAAATTTCAAAGTAAACCAATTAAGTATCTAAACTATTAGAATATTcgagaaaacaataaaaaatttggATGTAAATGACGTCAAAATGATGTTTAAATACGCACATGTCACCCAAAACATTAAACATATATAAGCATATAATAAACGAGTTTGAGACTGAGACGTAGAGTTTACAAGGCAACAAATAATTAATGTGCTATCTTATCAAGTTAATCCGTTGCATTTGCAAACATTGTTAACGCTAATATGAAACAATTGGTCCATATGGCATGTTTTGATCTttttttaagcttttttttttatttatttctgtGACAACAGATGTTTCACTTAGTTTTTTCGGTTGCTACACTAAGTGCCGGAATCATATAAGTACTGTAACAAACTGAACTGATACCGACTGAAAGCCCGCTGCGACACGCTGGAAATTAGTTTAGTTAATCAACAAATGCAACTAACAACTGCACGAATTGATAAAACATTGAACGTGAAGTGTATTCCAGCCAAAAATCATTTAAGTGGGGCACATAGTTAGAAAAGTCATCTTTTCACACTTAGCAAACTTCTCAAATTGATAAACACTGAACGTAAATTGTATTCCACGTAAATTGTATTCCAGCCCAAAATCATTTAACTGCTGCAAAGAGTTTGCAACCGTTGACCACAGTCAACTGTTATAAATGTCACACGACTTGCAGGTCACAAGACCTGTTTTCATGACCCAATCATTAATGTATTATGACTCGACACATGCCTGCCCAAATCCTTTTACATTCCAAAACATTGCCCTCGTTTAATATTATAGAACTGTATCATATTTATAATCGATCATTTCATTTTTAAAATAtgtaaaaatatatgtatatttatataaaaaattattaGCACCTTTCTGGGCCACAACATCGTTCCTTGGGTCCTCGTTTCGTTAATTTAGATTGACCACATCCTACTTCTTGGTTCGTATGTtcgattgtaatttcttggttaTTTTTGACAAGTCATGTAGTAAAAATAGTAATAATGGATGTATATGGGCGGAGTTCGAAATTTCTGAACTGTTGTAACTGTTACTTTCTAATTTCTTGCTGGGTTCTATATATAAATATAGAAGTTGCCGTTTAAAAAAAGACTTTGTCGCTTTTGACTTGTTTTGGTAGGAAATAACACGGACTACACAACACGGACTATCATAATAGTAGCTGTCGTAGTGCCAATTATCATAGTCATCATAATTGCTGCACTCTGCATCTTCATAACAAAACGAAAGAAGAATGTCAATGGACGATCTCCACCTCCATTTGAGACGACTGAGTGTAAGTTCTACATTCTTAACTAAACTAACTGCATGTGTTGACCACTATAATTAACATATATGATACAAAGACGGCCACTTGTTTCTACTACTTTTGTAAGGCAAatccaattaaaaaaacaaaatacttTTTGTGTTTTCTCATAAAATACCTTAATAATTTTGTAGTTACAAAACCAACATAATTTTTATTCTTGTTTTCCCATAAAAGCTCTTTACaaatttttacactttaaagTCATTCCACCAGGGGCGGACGTACGGTCACGAGAAGGGGGCGGCCGCCCccttaataaatatttttattgtaATATACGCGTGAGAATCTCAAGTGCCCCGTAGAATTTTGCAATCGTCTTCCTTGAACTTTCGATACTAATTAAAAGTGGAACTTTCTGGTGGACGGTGGTGGAGCTTGGCAGTAATGGTTCATAAGGAGATGAAGAAAGTTTTTTCattgtggtgatggtggtggtggcgggtaTCAAGATGGAGGGTTGGGTGTGAAAAAAACAGGCTGAGAGTTAGTGAGGCAAAAGTTAGGTTTATAGACGAAAATAGATGTATTTTTCAAAAGATAAGTTGATAGATTTATATGATTTTAAAAGTAAATAACTAATTTTCTAAATTAAGGGTATAAatgtaaatttaacatttttaaattcaaaaatttgTATGCAATGCACATGTAAGTTctcccgtcttttttaaacgttaataacttttaaaaaaatattattctAAAATAACAAGtgtttttttaatctttaatatgagtaccatattgctattcttatatagagaaaaaaattacgttttcgaTCAGATGTTTTAGTCTATGATGTTTTGTCTATGTTCATAAAATGGTGTTTTAAGTGTATTGTGATTCAGAGTTTTGTGTTTTACAGTAAAACACTATGAACATATATAAGACACCATAACATTGCAAATATCATTGAATTAAGCAAATTACCATTTTCTTATATAGAAAAACACCATGAAACTAAAATAAAACACAATAGAAAATAAAACACCATACAAGTATACAAAGACACCATTCCATTAGCAATAAAAAAGTTTCATTAAACTCAATGAGCTAACTTTTTCCTTTTATAAAAACACCATAAATCATATTAAATCTTCTATAATGTACACAGTCACACCATCAAAAGAAGACACTATAATCTGTTTGAATTCTTAAAATAAAAACCATAGAAAACAAGATTGAAATATTGAacgtaaataaaaaaaatattttaattcCTAAAATAACTCCAAAAAACGGTTACAACATAATCTTTCTCTTTAGTTAGGTTTTCTTATTAAATTACTTAATTGCCCTTATCCTAATAAATTAAATAATGGAATGTGTCCTCATCATATTCTTTCTTATCCTTCTCACAAATTTcatcttttttacaggatcctaaacCATGGTATTTGACCATTTTTGTATATTAAACTTTTACACGCAGTTGTCTAAGGATTTTCTAACTCTTTTTATGTTTCTCTATACTAGCTGAAACTATTGATATTGGGAATGTTGAATCATTGCAATACAACTTTAATATAATCAAAACTGCAACCAATGATTTTTCTCAAGAAAATAAGCTTGGAGTGGGTGGATTTGGAGCTGTTTACAGGGTAGACGACTTAATCTTGTTACAAATTAGCCAAAAATTAGAATCTTCATAATATCTATTATATGACATTTAGGGTAAGCTTGGAGACGGACATGAAATAGCAGTAAAGAGGCTAGCGAAAGATTCCGGACAAGGTGATGTTGAATTCAAGAATGAGGTTTTGCTAGTTGCAAAGCTTCAACATCGTAATTTGGTTAGGTTGCTTGGTTTCAGCATAGAAGGAAATGAACGACTTCTCATATACGAGTACTTGCCAAATGCAAGTCTTGATAAGTTTTTATTTGGTAAGTCTTAAAGAACATTCCTCCTTTTTATTCTAGAAGCTGAATTGAACAAACGCATTGCATTTACACATTTCAATATTAAGGTTGCATATTATGGGTTTTAGAAGAAAGTTTGGTCCGTTTAACAAACAAATAAAAGCCTTAATTAGTTTACATCTGCTCTGGATgttcttttagaaaaaaaaatgtcTTTTTCGAAATcacaaatatcatcatcaaaacGTTTAGTACTTTTGTAAGGAAAGAGCTATGGCTGTTTGATTAGATTTATTGTTACCAATATAACACCAACTCATGATTGTGCTTGTAGATCCTATTAAACGTGCATTTCTTGATTGGGAAAAACGATACAATATCATCAATGGTGTTGCAAAGGGACTTTTATACCTTCATGAAGATTCTCGTCTAAGGATAATTCATCGCGATATGAAAGCTAGTAATGTGCTATTAGATGTAGAAATGAATGCTAAAATTGCAGATTTTGGCATGGCAAGGTTGTTTAAAGCCGAGGAAAGTCAAGGCGACACAAATCGAATCGTTGGAACATAGTAAGCTTCCGTTCTTTAGATTATAGTTAATTACAACTATATTGCTAGAACTTCTTTTGTTATAATGAATTCAAACACATTTGTGAGTGATGTGACGTAATCTTATTTATAAACTATAGATCCACAATTACTAGCAATTTGTTACCTCATATATTTACATGAATACATTTGATAATCTATGGATTTTCCTATTTGTGTGAGAAGTATGACATGGGATCTAAATAGCTAATGCTTTGACGATTGTACCTTTACCTTACCTGCATTAAAATCACTAATGATGGGGTCTAAACACATAATATAATGCCTATTCTTTTCATTACGAGGGTTTTATTTGTGATTGACTGAGACTCCATTACATATTTAACCTCATGTTAGTCATGGCATTCATGCAAATGCTAATCTTGTTTCCTTCTATGCCTTCTTATAGTGGTTATATGGCACCGGAATATGCCTTGCATGGTCATTTCTCCGTAAAGACGGATGTCTTTAGCTTTGGAGTGTTGGTATTAGAGATTATAACTGGTCAAAAAGTTCATTCTTTTCAGAATGGAGAGAACAACGATGATCTTCTAAGCTTTGTAAGTATATTCATTGTTTCCAGCAAAAGTGAATTATGATATTTTATAACTACGGAATTGTGTCATGCTTTAGAAATAGTTCCCTTGCAAAATTGGATTTTATTAGACTAAATGCATCGTAAAAGATAAACTTGTTATTTCCTTTTAGGCATGGAAAAGCTGGAAAAAAGGGACGGGGCCCGATATGATAGATCCCACATTAAAGTCAGGATCAAGCTCATTGCACAACATCATTAGAAGTATTCACATTGGATTATTATGTGTACAGGACAATGTTATTGATAGGCCGACCATGGCTTCGGTAGTTTTAATGCTTAATAGCTCTTCAATTACACTTCCTCTACCTTCGGAACCTGCATTTTTCATGCGAACTAACAGTAATCTTGAAGAGCCACTCTTTCAGGAGTATAGTTCTTCCACGGGAAGTAGTAGTTTAAGATACTCTAATATATCAAAAGAAAGACCAAGAGCGTCTCAGATGTCAGTAAATGGTGCAACAATATCTGATGTCACTCCTAGATAGGTGTAGTGAGCTCACTTACATTCACTAATTTGCTTTTGTGAAACATGTTTAAATTTGTCATTCAATGTTGTATATTGACCCTGATGTGAAAGGTTGTGTGATAAAGTAAAATGTCATATTTggagtgttttggtcaaaaatcacacaaggataatgcaaccaaatttGATTTTGTGAGGCATGATGCTTGGTTAAATGATCAAATGTATGAACAATGAATGAATGAAATGACTgatgaacacaaggatttatacgaagaaaaaacccttgatcaatgaatgatctccggcacaaaaaatctcggatagtgaaaactatcactatcaagtatattaaacaaacaagtttacaacttcggaagTATTGAGCTTGATACAATGATTTCTAGTGTATGTGTATTCGAGAGTTGGCAGCACCTAACTAACTATCCGAAAAATCAGCCATTCACCCACGATCACCACCAACGATCATCATCCTGTGCACATGTTGAAAATAGAGAGCATATTCCCCTGGAATCTCGGATCGAATAAGTCCTCCTCGAAACATACCTACAAAACAAGCCAAAAGGTGATGGAAACAATCGTTAGTTCAGAATaacaatgaggatcctggatccttattcTCACAGCATCtcctaaggatccttaattcaaactgaactgaggatccgtgatccaagctacacttgaggatccgtgatccatagGCTATGAAATTCTATCCCTAACAATTTCCCCCAAACATGACTAGTTGATATCCAATTAGATAGTCATGTTTGAACGATTTTCGGACTAGCCGTTAGTAAGAGTTATAGCCGTTACAGGCCGATgtcagcaacagtcaccacctgCAACAACAATCATTACATATAGGATTAGAGATAAGGACCAaattgcatttaaattcgagactTCTCTCCTTTAAATCCTCATCCGAAGATCCAAGCAGGTATTCTCTTCTCCCTTTTCTTTGATCTTCTCTTCTTTGATCCTCTATTCTCCAAGCATTCATGGCGAAGATGATCCTTCATTCCTCACCTGCCAAGAACCCTGATCATAATAGTCCATTGAAGAGTCAGGGTATCACCAAAAACCCTCAATGGAACTCTGTCGGTTCACTGATCCTGAAGTTGATCAGTTCCGAACATGCTCCCCTGATGGCACAAAATTCAGGCCCTTTGATTCCTCTACCAAGAGTGACTGTGTCTCAAACACATGGATCACTTTCCCTATTGCTCCCTTTCAGATAGGGTTCACCTATCCCTTCCCTGTTTTTACATAAAGCTTCTTCACACTTACCGGCCTGTGctacatccaagccatgccgatggtGTGGAGGATTTTATATACACTTGAGTACATAATAGAGCAGGAAGGTATAGAGATAGGGATGTTTGAACTAAGCCAACTTTACAACCTTGTGAGCCATGGATCCTATCGGTATCTTTTCAAATCCAAACCCTAGAAATCTCACCCAATCttgaaaaccaccaaaaacgacACCAACTGGAGGAATCAATTCTTTTTCGTGAGAATGGATCTATTCCAAATGGGAACCTACTTCCCAAAAAGTGGAACACCGatggtaggatataggatccttagCCCAGGATAAGCGGCAAAGATTTTTCTTTTCTGTTGAGGATAACTGATCCTTTATTTTTGTCTTTGCAGCTATAACTTTGTCACATGTTCAAGAATCACCTGCCACTCAAGAGAGAATTGAAGCTTTTTGGAAGCTTGACCCTGCAATTAGAACCTACCCACCAAAATCAAATGATTCAGTTGAGGTTTCGTCAACTTCCtacaccatgtcaagtaagtatccacacatgtgtgtgtatatatatctatatatatatatatataaacatgataaataaggGCTTATGTGTCATGTTATAAGGACTTGGGAAATGATGTGGCATCACCATAGGGCTTCTTGAAATTGGTTTTGGCTCCAAAAAGATCCACCTTCTTATGTCGAGTATAGCGGCATCCGAATAACTTGATTCATACCCGTTTTTTTTGACCCGCCAATATAAACCTTCTAAAACCTAAATCCCTCATTCGACAATCCTAGATTCAATTCTACACCCTAGCCTCCCACCCCCTTCATTGCAAACCCTCTGGTTCATCATCCTCGTGGTCTCTATTTCTGTTTTTCTTTATCAAAGATTGAGGATAATCAAATCACAGGTTAGGGTTCGTTAATCAATACGCATTCTTTAGTATATTTTTTGTTTAATGGTTCAAGTGAAAACCATTCTTTTCCCTTGTGTTTGCGGTGTTACAATTTTGGAAAATGGATCAATCGCTATTTGAAGGTGAGTTATGTtttatattttcatttttttgcTATGAACAAAGAAATCCCTTTCTTTTCCATATTTTCAGGTTAAAGAATACAAGTTTTTGTCATCGCTAAATCAACTACAATCCAGAGGATGTTCTTTATCTTCAAGTTATTTAACCTTGAATCATCTACGTTCCAACCATGTTCTCTGTCTTGATTTCAAGGGCGTCATTgatttgtgttttgtttgttctTCAATACGCGAATCGCTTAATTTTGGGATTAGGGTCCAATGATGACGATTTCTTTCTGGCTTTCTCTGCGTTGGATCTAGGTGAATTCTCCTTTGtatcttagttttttttttcttgatctATGAATATGTAATTTTTAGATCTAGCTTTATAGTTTAACTTAATTAGTATATATTTACGGTGACATTACAGTCTGGTTTAGAAGTTTCACATTAGTGTTTCTTATATGATCCGGCACGAATGCAATTACTAACCCGATCCTGTTAATGGATCGGGTCATATCCGTTTAATTGTTTCATAATTAATTAATTTCTTTCCAGTTATTGTGTAAAATTTAATTTAGTAGTTtggatttgaaatttgaattgGACCTTATTTTTGAAGTCAAAGATCGTGATTGACTCAGAATTGATGAGATTGTTTTTAATTAGagtttgtttggtttttttttttatggaaatGATTGGGGTAGATAATTTAACCTATATGGATTAACCATTAGGATTAATCGTCATAACCCAGGTCTAATGTATGGAGGTACAGAGCCTCAAAAAAAATTGCTCATTCTTTCGAGAAAATCACAGCTCCGCTTCCATTTATATATTTCATCTGTGTGTTTGATGTTGAATCTAAAAGATGGTTTTAGGGTTTGGATTTAATTTGAAATGTATGATAAATAATGTTAGAACAACTTACTAATGTTGAGAGTCCATGTTTACTAATCAACTTTAGCATTCAGTTCTCCGGTAATGTTACCTAAGCTGCATTTTTTAAGTGTGAGTTATAAATTCTAACTTATACTTCACATGTCATTTTAGCTCATGTTGTTGTTACCCTGCAGCAACAACTCAAACAATTGCACGACCAACTGCACCCGACTTCCCGCGACCATGACTAACAAGCAAAGCCATTGTGCTACACAGTGTTGTATCCAAAATTGCATCAACAAAGGTAGTTACAACTTTGCTTTTAATAAATATATTCACAATAAGTTAACTCCATGAATCTTTACTCAGACTTGATaatgttgggtttttttttttttttttttttttttttttttttttttgtagcgtGATGGTTATTAAAGTTGATTGTTGATGATAGTTTCAAAAGTTGAAGTTTTTAAATCCTAACCTCTTAACCACCTCAATTTGGTTTTCTATAATCTAACTAGGTGAGGTGATTATGGCTGAAATATACATCCGATGTTTGCTTTTTTGTTTCTATAATTGTGCTAGAGCATCAAGTGATGATACATCGTGTAGCCA from Helianthus annuus cultivar XRQ/B chromosome 10, HanXRQr2.0-SUNRISE, whole genome shotgun sequence harbors:
- the LOC110882204 gene encoding putative receptor-like protein kinase At4g00960, producing the protein MYILALFWFSLVYIYLINTITLAQPNFVFERCGTSKNYTINSTYRINLDATLSTLPTTNSGLGFFNFSTGEGNNAVNSIALCRGDVSPVTCSSCLNDSIVNIRKVCPDQKEAIGVYDFCLLHYSNNALLVYQEQEKEYFSQFNGRKTTDIDRFNNALRPLMDELRGAAAAGGPLLKFATGNRTGPDFDRIYGLVQCSPYLTEQECSECVEDEVSMIGIEDNGKIGGKIVLPTCYFRFEIYPFFDQNFRATPPPSFPPPPPPPSFPPPPPAGNNTDYTTRTIIIVAVVVPIIIVIIIAALCIFITKRKKNVNGRSPPPFETTESETIDIGNVESLQYNFNIIKTATNDFSQENKLGVGGFGAVYRGKLGDGHEIAVKRLAKDSGQGDVEFKNEVLLVAKLQHRNLVRLLGFSIEGNERLLIYEYLPNASLDKFLFDPIKRAFLDWEKRYNIINGVAKGLLYLHEDSRLRIIHRDMKASNVLLDVEMNAKIADFGMARLFKAEESQGDTNRIVGTYGYMAPEYALHGHFSVKTDVFSFGVLVLEIITGQKVHSFQNGENNDDLLSFAWKSWKKGTGPDMIDPTLKSGSSSLHNIIRSIHIGLLCVQDNVIDRPTMASVVLMLNSSSITLPLPSEPAFFMRTNSNLEEPLFQEYSSSTGSSSLRYSNISKERPRASQMSVNGATISDVTPR